Part of the Paludisphaera borealis genome, GAGTAATACGCCTGGTTGGCGACGTACCGGGGCCAGCCGTACTTCTCCGAGACGGCCAGCGACTTCATCAGGTGCCATCCCGAGAAGTTCGAGCAGCCGATGTAACGGATCTTGCCGGCGCGGACGAGCTGGTCGAGCGTGCTCAGCGTCTCCTCGGGGGGCGTCTGGGCGTCGAAGCCGTGGAGCTGAAAGAGGTCGATGTAATCAGTCCCCAGCCGCTTGAGCGAGCCCTCGACCGACCGGATCAGGTGAAACCGCGACGAGCCGACGTCGTTGGTCCCCTTGCCGGCGCGGAAGGTGGCCTTGGTCGAGATCAACACCTGGTCGCGCCGGCCCTTGATCGCCGCGCCGAGGATCGACTCGGCCGCGCCGTCGGAGTAGATGTCGGCCGAATCGAACAGGTTGACGCCCGCTTCGAGACAGACGTCGATGAGCCGCGACGCCTCGGCGACGTCGCTCGTCCCCCACGCCTTGAAGAACTCGTTCGTGCCGCCGAACGTGCCAGTGCCCAAACTCAAGACCGGCACCTTCAGCCCCGAGCCGCCGAGTCGTCGGTATTCCATGTGATGCGATGTCCTGTGAAGTCGAAAAACGGGCCCCGATCCCTGCGCCGCGGCCCTCTCGAACCATCATACGGGCGGGTGGAAGCGGGGGACCGTCGAGCGAGCCTCGAAAGTAGCCGTGATCTGTTGAATTCACAGAGATTTAGAGCGCACTCATCCCGAGGTCGGATCGCCGTCGATCCGACCTCCGATCGTCTTCTTCACGCCCGAGCGAAACCACGCGACGCAGGTCTCGAAATCATCCGTCCAGTCGTCGTCGGGGACGATCGCCACGGGCTGAAATTTAAGCAACTGGCCTGGGCTCTCCGTCCTCGGAATCAGCCAGTCGGCGACCGTGTACATGAACGAGTCCCATCGCCGCGTCGAGGGCTCGGTCGCCACGGCCAGGATGTCGAACTCGCCGAACCGATACGGTCGGGTGTCGCCGCCACTCGAATCCTTCCCGCCTCGCGTCCGTTGGGTCTCGACCACGAGCCGGTCTGGAGAAAAGCGGCGATACCCCTCCCACGCGGTCATCGGACGCCCCGCCTTCATCCTCTGCAATTTCACCTGGACCTTGACGGGCCCTGTTACGTCTTCAAGCAGATAATCGTAAGGCGGGTCGCCCAATGCAGCGTGGCTGCTCCAGCCCTCCAGCTCCTTGACGATGTAGACTTCGAACGCTGATTCCGCCAGGACCCCTCGAATCCCCCGCAAGGTCAGCGGCCCCGCCCTGGCGATCGCCTCCAGGACGACTTCGGCGGGCGTCCCGAGCTGGGCTTCCAGCGGATGGATCGGAAACTCACTCCGGAGCCTCTGGAAGACCTGGAGCCGCGTCTCGGGAGGGCTGGCATCCAGCAGCCGAACAATCCGCTCCAGCGCCCGGTCCTCGCCCAGTTCGGGCCTTCCGGCCGCGCCTCCGCGAAAGTCGAGAATCTCGGATCTGCTGACCAACACATGCCCGCCAATCTCGAAAGTCCGCAGACGCCCCTGCCGAATCAACTTGGAGATGGCCTGGCGAGTGACCCCTCGCAACTTCGCGGCCTCGGACTGCGAAATCCAATCCGTAGACTCGGGAGACCCTTCAGGAAAATTGGTTGACAATGTAAACCGCCCTGCGTATCGTCAATTTGGCCGACTTGCGTGATCACTGGAACCGAGATACTCTGAATGAGTCGACATCCGTCCACAAACCGGGGCCTTTCATGAGCACGCCCGCGATCAACGGGGTCTTGCAGAACCAGTTGTCGTTCGACGGTCGGGAAAAGCTGGTCGCGCCGGGTTTCGAGCCATTGTACAGCACCGGTCTGGGCGATGCGTACGTCGCGGATTCGCTTTCGCTGCTCCAGGCGTTGCCCGACGATTCGGTGAACGTCGTCCTGACGTCGCCGCCGTACGCGCTTCATTTCAAGAAGGAGTACGGCAACGCGGACAAGGCTGATTACGTCGAGTGGTTCCTGAACTTCGGCCGCGAGATGTTCCGGGTGCTGAAGCCCGACGGCAGCCTCGTGTTGAATATCGGCGGCAGCTACAACCCGGGTTCGCCCACGCGCTCGCTCTATCATTTCAAGCTGCTGATCGAGCTGGTCGAATCGGTGGGCTTTCATCTGGCCCAGGAGTGTTTCTGGTTCAACCCCGCCAAGATGCCGATGCCGGCGGAATGGGTGACGGTGAGGCGGATTCGCGTGCGCGACTCCGTGGAGTACGTCTGGTGGCTTTCCAAGACGCCCTGGCCCAAGGCGAACAACCGCCGGGTCTTGAAGCCGTACAGCAAGGACATGGAGAGGCTCAACAAGAAGGGGCTGACGAAGACGGTCCGACCGTCCGGCCACAACATCAAGTCGAGCTTCAGCGACGTGGGGGCGGGGGGCTCGATCCCGGCCAACGTCATCGAGGACGAGCTACCGCTCGACCTCCTCAAGTTCGGCAACAACGCGGCGAACGACCCGTACACGAGGCGCTGCAAGGAAGCCGGCCTGAAGATTCATCCCGCCCGGTTCCCCGCCGCCCTGCCTGAGTTCTTCCTCAAGCTGCTGGGAGAGGACGGCGACGTCGTCGTCGATCCGTTCGCGGGCTCCAACACGACGGGCGCCGTGGCCGAATCGCTCGGCATGCGGTGGATCGCCGTCGATAGGGTCGCCGACTATTTGGAAGCCAGTCGGTTTCGGTTCTATTCGTGACCTTTTACGGCATGAGGCGGACGCCGACGGCGGTGTTGATGTCGAGCATGCTTCGGCGGTAGCGGAAGACGGCGTCGCGGTAAAGGCGGGCGGAGTCGGCGTCGTCCTCCAGCTCATCGAGGTAGTCGCCGACTTCGAGATCGCCGGCCAGGAACCGCGACACCGCCTGGTCGAGGGCGAACCGGGCGCGGGGGAGGACCGAGCGCTCGACGAGGATCAATGACTCGCGCGCGGCGACGAACTCGCGATAAGCCTGGCGGACCTCGGACGCCAGCCGGCGCTCGAGCGCGGTCACCTCGGCGTGGGACTGACCGAGATTGCTCTGGGCCTTGGAGATGTTCCCCTGGTTGCGGTTGAACAGCGGCACGGGGAACGTCACGCCGAGCGCCCACGACCGGGCGCTGGCGGCCTGGAACGGATGGTTGTCCTGGTACGTGAACGGGTCGTAGAACAAATAGACGTCGTCGAGCCGGTTGGCCCGCGCCAGGCGGACTTCCGAATCCGCGCGGCGAATCCCGAGCCGGGCGGCGGCGAGGTCGGGGCGGTTCGCCTGGGCCGCGCGGATCATGTCGTCCCGCGACGGCAAGGGGGGATGGAGCGCGCGGAGGCGTCCGCGCGGTTCGAGCCGCTCGGTCTCGTCGGGAGGCAGGGCCAGCAGCAGGCCGAGGGCCTCCTGGGCGTCGGCCAGGCTGTCGCGCGCGTCGTTCAGGCCGGCCCGGCTCTTGGCGAGTTCGATCTCCAGCTTCTCGGCCTCGAGCGCCGACTTCTTCTTGGGCCCGGCCCCGCGGCGCACCTGCTTGAGAACGTCCTCCTGCTGCTGGATCAACGTCTCCAGCGCCCGCAGGCCGATCCGAGCCGATTGGAGGTCGACGAACGACCGGTAGACGTTGGCGATCTGCCGCCGCGCGACATCCGCGAACTGGGCCTCGAGCACGCGCTTGGCCGCGCAGGCGACGGCGACGCGCGCCTGCCGCTTGTGCGAGACGTCGAGCGGATAGGTGATGTTCACGTCGTACTGCGTGGGGCCGCCGGGCAGGCGGGTGTTGAACGTGCCGTAGGGGATGAACTGGGTGTCGAAATAGAGCAGGGGGTTGGCGCGAAGGCCGGCGGTGAGGATGTCGGCCTGGGCCTGGGGAAGCTCGTACTTCAGGGCCAGCACGTCGAGGTTCGCGGTCTTGAGCCGATCGAGGGCCGCGTCGAGGGTGAGGCCGTCGGCCGGGCCGTCCTGGTTCACCAGGTCGCTGATGTCGCCGACCGGAGGGCCGTCGCTCGGCTCGGGCGGCGCGACGCCGGGCAGCGGGTCGGGCAGCGCGGGGGGACCTCCCACGTTCGACTCGGAAAACCCCCGGGCGCCCGGACGGGGAATCCGGCCCGAGCGGCGCCGACCGCCGATGATCCCCGGGTCGATCGAGAACGGATTCGGCTGGAGCGACCCCGACGGCGGCAGGTTCGAATCGAGCGAGCCGGGCGCGATCGGCCCGAGGTTGGGACGCTCGATCAGCTTGCCCGAGCCCGACGACGCATCCTGCGCCGAGGCCGTCGCGACGATCGACCAGGCGACCAGCGGCCCCAACACGCGGAACCAGGTCGATCGAAGGTCCGGAATCCGTCGTTTCACGCCGCCCTCGCCATCCTCGTCGTCTGCATGAGAGGGGACGAAAGGCCGCCGCCTCGCCGTTCGCGCAACGCCGCTTGAACGAAGATCGGCTCATGCCCCCCCGCATATCCAATGCAATCGCCATCAGCCGACCGCCGACCGCCGACCGCCGACCGCCGACCGGGGCGTCCTACGGCGTCTCGGACTCGGAGACCAGGCCGCCCTCGATGCCGTAGGGGGGGCGACGTCATTCAGACGCCGCCGTTCCCGTCATCACATTTTTTCAGGTCCCACGCATACGGCGGCGCGGCAACGGGTTCCTCAAGGGCACCCGAGGCATAGTCGTCTGGCAACGGTGGCACCATGGAATTCGGAGCGGGGACGGTTGGTCAAAATGCGTGCTATGCTCCACTTGTTTGGTCTCAAAACCTCCGCTCCATTCCATGCGGTATTTTTCGTGGGAAGGTTTGACGATGACGAACCGACAGAAGGGCGTCGGTCGCCGATGCCCGCAGCTCGAGTCGCTGGAGCGTCGCCAACTGTTGAGCACGACCCGTTTCGCCATGACCGCGTCGGCTCCGGCTCATCGGAGTCGCCTCGCCGCCGAGGTTGACGCCCTTTCGAGACCGCATCCGTCGGTCACGGCCAGCCATCCGGTCACGAAGGCCGCCGACAGCCCATCCACGGCCACGTTCATCGACCCGACCGCCGTCATCCACAATGCCCGAGCGACGACCATTGGAGGCCAGGTCTACATCGGTCCGTTCGCGACTGTAAGCGCCCGGCGCGGGGCGCCGATCTCGATCGGCAACTCGAGCAATGTCCAGGACAACGTGGAGATCCGGTCCACCGGCCGTCATGGAGGTGTGGTGATCGGCGACAACGTGATCCTGGCGCATAACGCGAGCGTCATCGGCCCCGCAACGATCGGGGCGCCAGGCGGCGCTGCGGCGTTCGTCGGGTTCAACGCCGTCGTCGATGGAGCGACAGTCCAGCCTGGCGCGATGGTGAGCGGTCTCGCCAAGGTCGCGCCGGGGATCGTGATACCTACCGGGATGAAGGTCAAGCCGGGCATGTATATCACGACTCAGGCAGAGGCGGAGCAAGAGAGCCTGGGCAAGGTCGAGAAGGTTACAAGCAATGACATTCAATTCATGAACGATGTGATTCACGTCAACGAGACTCTTGCCGCGGGTTACTCGACGCAGGCGATCGAATCACCCAGCTCAGTGCGGGGCATTGGCGCCAATCCGCCCGCCCCTCCATTCAACCCGATTTCGTACACGCCGACCCTCGCCGGAACGCCGACGACGGCACCGAGGTTCCGCAACCGGATCATCGGCGACGTGCGGATGACCAACTCGCTCGCGCAACTTCACAAGGTCATGGGCCGTGGCGATTCGATCCGCGCCGACGAGGCCAGCCCGTTCCTCATCGGATCGCTCGACCATGTGTCCAATCGAGTCACCGTTCACGGCCTCGAGCACAGCAGCCTCGTCTTGGGCCGTGGCGACGCCTTCGGTTTCCATAGCGTGATCCACGGCGGTTCGGACTCGGGCCAGAGCCCGGAAGAGACGACCGTCGTCGGCGACCGCGTGGTGATCAAAGCCTGGGCCGTCGTGTTCAAGTCGACGATCGGCGACGGGAGCACGATCGGCAATCACGCCTATATCGAAGGTTCCACGCTCGCCCCGGGCACCGTCGTGCCGCCACGCTCGATCATCGTCAATAATCAATATCTGGGCAGGGTTCAGTGGGTTTGACAATCCCCGCATCGGCCCCGGGCGCCACGGGTTCCGTCGTCGAACCCCGTGGACGAGAGCCGCGGCTTGCGCCACGGGTTCGGCCGATCCGAACCCGTGGCGCCCGACTCGTATCGCGATGGGCCCGAGGCGTTGATTCGCGGCGAATAGGCCCTGCCTCGGCCGGGAATCGCGCTTGACTCGGGTTGAGGGAAAGGGGATACTCCGGCCTCCCAAGAGTATCGGCCCCAGGACGGAAGCTTGGGGCTGAGTTGCACCCGCACGAGTCAAGGACGACGAGACACCCCGTGCTTTGCTACACCCTGTCCGTCTATCGCCGCTTCAATAGCTGCGTGGGATCGCTCGATCCCGGGCGGCTCCGCTCCATCCCGCCGCGGGTGGCGAATTGGGCGAGGGCTTTCAAGACCGCCCTGAGTTCGCTTGCCCCCCGCCTTGACGCCGGACGTCTCGAATCGATGCGCCGGCCGATTTTGCTCCTCGCATCTTGGCGGGGAGATCGACCGGGTTTCGACTTCCTGCCACAGCCACGGAACGGCCGACGGCCCGGACTCGCGGCACGAGCGGCGACGCTCGGCTCGATCCAACCACGACGCGCGGAGGAGCCCGGTTCATGGTGATCTCCAACGGCTACCTGATGATCTTCGCGTTTGCGATGATGGGGTGCGTGCTGACCACGCCCCTGGTCACGCATTTCGCGGGCTGGGTCGGCGCCATCGACAAGCCGGACCAGTTCCGGCGGATCCACCTCGGCGCCATCCCCCGGCTGGGCGGACTCGGGCTGGCGATGGGGATCGGGGCAGGGGTGCTGCTGCCCCACATCTCGGGCTGGTCGACCCGGATCAACCTGAACCTTCCCGACCTGACGCACGAGTGGTCGATCCTGATCGCCGCGCTGATCGTCCTGACGGTCGGGTTCATCGACGACACCCGATCGCTCGGCCCCCGCGTCAAACTGCTCGGCCAGGCGGCGGCCGTCATGGCCCTGTACGTGGGGGGCATCCGGATTGATCGGATCGACGTGCTGGGCCTGGCCCTGGACCTCGGCCACCCGAGCTTCCAGTTCACGGCGCTCGGCCTGCCGATCGACCTGGCGCCGGCGAGCCTGGCGGTCACGATGTTCTGGTTCCTCGGCTGCATGAACGTAT contains:
- a CDS encoding aldo/keto reductase, whose amino-acid sequence is MEYRRLGGSGLKVPVLSLGTGTFGGTNEFFKAWGTSDVAEASRLIDVCLEAGVNLFDSADIYSDGAAESILGAAIKGRRDQVLISTKATFRAGKGTNDVGSSRFHLIRSVEGSLKRLGTDYIDLFQLHGFDAQTPPEETLSTLDQLVRAGKIRYIGCSNFSGWHLMKSLAVSEKYGWPRYVANQAYYSLIGRDYEWELMPLGLDQGVGAVVWSPLGWGRLTGKIRRGQPLPETSRLQNQKVKDIGPQVDDEYLYKVVDAVDEVAKETGKTVPQIALNWLIQRPTVATVVVGARNEEQLRQNLGAVGWNLTTEQVAKLDAASARPFAYPYWHQQGFAERNPFPV
- a CDS encoding helix-turn-helix domain-containing protein, translating into MSTNFPEGSPESTDWISQSEAAKLRGVTRQAISKLIRQGRLRTFEIGGHVLVSRSEILDFRGGAAGRPELGEDRALERIVRLLDASPPETRLQVFQRLRSEFPIHPLEAQLGTPAEVVLEAIARAGPLTLRGIRGVLAESAFEVYIVKELEGWSSHAALGDPPYDYLLEDVTGPVKVQVKLQRMKAGRPMTAWEGYRRFSPDRLVVETQRTRGGKDSSGGDTRPYRFGEFDILAVATEPSTRRWDSFMYTVADWLIPRTESPGQLLKFQPVAIVPDDDWTDDFETCVAWFRSGVKKTIGGRIDGDPTSG
- a CDS encoding DNA-methyltransferase, with product MSTPAINGVLQNQLSFDGREKLVAPGFEPLYSTGLGDAYVADSLSLLQALPDDSVNVVLTSPPYALHFKKEYGNADKADYVEWFLNFGREMFRVLKPDGSLVLNIGGSYNPGSPTRSLYHFKLLIELVESVGFHLAQECFWFNPAKMPMPAEWVTVRRIRVRDSVEYVWWLSKTPWPKANNRRVLKPYSKDMERLNKKGLTKTVRPSGHNIKSSFSDVGAGGSIPANVIEDELPLDLLKFGNNAANDPYTRRCKEAGLKIHPARFPAALPEFFLKLLGEDGDVVVDPFAGSNTTGAVAESLGMRWIAVDRVADYLEASRFRFYS
- a CDS encoding TolC family protein, which translates into the protein MKRRIPDLRSTWFRVLGPLVAWSIVATASAQDASSGSGKLIERPNLGPIAPGSLDSNLPPSGSLQPNPFSIDPGIIGGRRRSGRIPRPGARGFSESNVGGPPALPDPLPGVAPPEPSDGPPVGDISDLVNQDGPADGLTLDAALDRLKTANLDVLALKYELPQAQADILTAGLRANPLLYFDTQFIPYGTFNTRLPGGPTQYDVNITYPLDVSHKRQARVAVACAAKRVLEAQFADVARRQIANVYRSFVDLQSARIGLRALETLIQQQEDVLKQVRRGAGPKKKSALEAEKLEIELAKSRAGLNDARDSLADAQEALGLLLALPPDETERLEPRGRLRALHPPLPSRDDMIRAAQANRPDLAAARLGIRRADSEVRLARANRLDDVYLFYDPFTYQDNHPFQAASARSWALGVTFPVPLFNRNQGNISKAQSNLGQSHAEVTALERRLASEVRQAYREFVAARESLILVERSVLPRARFALDQAVSRFLAGDLEVGDYLDELEDDADSARLYRDAVFRYRRSMLDINTAVGVRLMP